In the Streptomyces sp. f51 genome, one interval contains:
- a CDS encoding MurR/RpiR family transcriptional regulator, with product MASGTLADDIRLKLGILSPAERKVARVLLASYPSSGFETIATLAERAAVSAPTVLRFVNRLGYSGFPDFQAALRAELETRNASPLSLYEATDDASSTDSAAGLMARSSKLFTAAVTQTLAETPPHDLEHAIALLSDRKRRITLAGGRFTRLLAQYLGLHLMQLRDDVRFLPERAVERTAVLAALTRRDVLVIFDYRRYEHDKLAIAQLAQECGGKVIVFTDTWLSPTASHAEVVFPSQVTTPSPYDSLVPTLAVIETVVAGLITAMGNEAHQHMKHVEDTAHRIGLV from the coding sequence ATGGCCTCCGGCACCCTCGCCGACGACATCCGGCTCAAGCTGGGCATTCTCAGCCCTGCCGAACGGAAAGTCGCCCGGGTGCTGCTGGCCAGTTACCCCTCGAGCGGCTTCGAGACGATTGCCACCCTCGCCGAGCGCGCAGCGGTCAGCGCCCCCACCGTCCTGCGCTTCGTCAATCGCCTCGGCTACAGCGGCTTCCCGGACTTCCAGGCGGCCCTGCGTGCCGAACTCGAAACCCGCAACGCCTCACCTCTGTCCCTGTACGAGGCAACCGACGACGCCAGCTCCACCGACTCAGCCGCCGGCCTCATGGCCCGCAGCAGCAAGCTGTTCACCGCCGCCGTCACCCAGACACTCGCCGAGACCCCGCCGCACGACCTCGAACACGCCATCGCCCTTCTGTCGGACCGTAAACGGCGCATCACCCTGGCCGGAGGCCGCTTCACCCGTCTCCTGGCCCAGTACCTCGGCCTCCACCTCATGCAGCTGCGCGACGACGTCCGCTTCCTTCCGGAACGGGCCGTCGAGCGCACCGCTGTACTTGCCGCGCTCACGCGCCGGGACGTTCTCGTGATCTTCGACTACCGCCGCTACGAGCACGACAAGCTCGCCATTGCACAGCTGGCCCAGGAGTGCGGAGGCAAGGTCATCGTCTTCACCGACACCTGGCTCTCACCCACCGCATCTCACGCCGAAGTCGTCTTTCCCAGCCAGGTCACCACCCCCTCCCCCTACGACAGTCTCGTCCCCACCCTCGCTGTCATCGAGACCGTGGTCGCCGGCCTCATCACCGCAATGGGAAACGAGGCCCACCAGCACATGAAGCACGTCGAAGACACGGCCCACCGCATCGGCCTGGTCTGA